In one Micromonospora polyrhachis genomic region, the following are encoded:
- a CDS encoding ArsR/SmtB family transcription factor: MGQDGCATAAGAAGMTPAVALFRSLADETRLRIVSRLAAGEARVVDLTEELGLAQSTVSKHLACLRDRGLVDYRVQGRQSFYALARLELMDMLAAAEDMLEATGSAVALCPGYGADTPAVARRAP, encoded by the coding sequence ATGGGTCAGGATGGGTGCGCTACTGCGGCGGGGGCCGCGGGGATGACGCCGGCGGTGGCTCTGTTCCGGTCGTTGGCTGACGAGACCCGGCTGCGGATCGTGTCGCGGCTCGCGGCCGGTGAGGCGCGGGTGGTGGATCTGACCGAGGAACTGGGTCTGGCCCAGTCGACGGTGTCGAAGCACTTGGCGTGCTTGCGGGACCGTGGTCTGGTGGATTACCGGGTGCAGGGCCGGCAGTCGTTCTATGCGCTGGCCCGCCTGGAGCTGATGGACATGCTGGCGGCTGCCGAGGATATGCTCGAGGCGACCGGTTCCGCAGTGGCGTTGTGCCCCGGCTACGGCGCAGACACGCCAGCGGTGGCGCGGCGAGCGCCTTGA
- a CDS encoding PadR family transcriptional regulator: MTEPAFFILTALLDAPRHGYGIVAEVVELSRGRVQLKIGSLYGVLDRLVGDGLVELDREEAWQGRLRRYYRLTERGRHALDAEAQRLAANARLASTRLRERRNPITGTPS, translated from the coding sequence ATGACGGAACCAGCCTTCTTCATCCTCACCGCGCTGCTCGACGCTCCGCGCCACGGCTACGGGATCGTCGCGGAGGTGGTGGAACTGTCGCGGGGCCGCGTGCAGCTGAAGATTGGCTCCTTGTACGGGGTCTTGGACCGACTCGTCGGTGATGGCCTGGTCGAACTGGATCGCGAGGAGGCATGGCAAGGACGGTTACGCCGGTACTACCGGTTGACCGAGCGGGGTCGCCATGCCCTCGACGCAGAGGCTCAACGGCTGGCCGCCAACGCACGCCTCGCCTCGACCCGGTTGCGCGAGCGGCGGAACCCGATCACGGGGACGCCGTCGTGA
- a CDS encoding Imm1 family immunity protein: MKATWAYDRGDHRDNHETDVTDPAVLEALLHEIHQAGEPVAVTIFSDTTDDPDELPPGLQIGLGHPTHAFAVHIADDGGYLNDPTVQTPDEDISFDLGGIPTECGAENLRLRPATAIQIAATFLKNGGKQPHFPETT; encoded by the coding sequence ATGAAGGCCACGTGGGCATACGACCGAGGCGACCACCGCGACAACCACGAGACCGACGTGACCGACCCCGCTGTCCTGGAGGCACTTCTCCACGAGATCCATCAGGCCGGTGAGCCCGTCGCGGTCACCATCTTCAGCGACACCACCGACGATCCCGATGAACTGCCACCCGGCCTGCAGATCGGGCTCGGCCACCCCACCCACGCCTTTGCGGTACACATCGCCGATGACGGCGGCTACCTCAACGACCCGACAGTCCAGACACCCGACGAGGACATCAGCTTCGACCTCGGCGGGATACCCACCGAATGCGGCGCCGAGAACCTACGGCTCCGGCCCGCAACGGCCATACAGATAGCAGCCACCTTCCTTAAGAATGGCGGCAAACAGCCTCACTTCCCCGAAACCACCTGA
- a CDS encoding methyltransferase domain-containing protein gives MTAADSLLGSVPERYYVHNEDRGETLHRSAAEAIHRDVVALDVREGDHVLEIGTGTGYSGALLATRAGASGRVTSVDISDHLVGWASRLHYQRGVTTITCHVADGVIGYPPNAPYQRIAAWCAPPRLPRAWTDQLTPDGRIVACLPIAAQPSTTLTARQPHVETVTFGGYAQSTTIAVDDALTIPGRWVDHHIDRPHPAWISIGWRDHDDPQRTGARTALNLLLNPGHTETYHRAPLDWLSWTAYSVIVGGPQRSIAALGTGRRGIGHTTATSAAVILTDGTILADSVGSASLPALRTWLQRWEHAGRPDATRFGTRLVPNGEKGLPGWDLQVLCPRGA, from the coding sequence ATGACCGCCGCTGATTCGCTGCTCGGTAGCGTTCCTGAGCGTTACTACGTCCACAACGAGGACCGCGGGGAGACCCTGCACCGCTCTGCGGCCGAGGCCATCCACCGCGACGTAGTCGCCCTTGACGTACGCGAAGGCGACCACGTGCTGGAAATCGGCACCGGCACGGGATACTCCGGGGCGCTGCTCGCCACCCGAGCCGGCGCGTCCGGTCGCGTGACCAGCGTCGACATCAGCGACCATCTTGTCGGATGGGCGAGTCGGCTGCACTACCAACGCGGTGTCACCACCATCACCTGCCACGTCGCCGACGGCGTGATCGGCTACCCGCCGAACGCCCCTTACCAGCGAATCGCGGCCTGGTGCGCGCCGCCAAGGCTGCCCCGGGCGTGGACGGATCAACTCACCCCGGACGGACGGATCGTCGCCTGCCTGCCCATCGCCGCACAGCCGTCCACCACCCTGACCGCCAGACAGCCGCACGTCGAGACGGTCACCTTCGGTGGCTACGCCCAGAGCACCACCATCGCCGTGGATGACGCCTTGACCATCCCCGGCCGATGGGTGGACCACCACATCGACCGCCCTCATCCGGCATGGATATCCATCGGCTGGCGCGACCACGACGATCCGCAACGCACCGGTGCCCGTACAGCCCTCAACCTGCTGCTCAACCCCGGCCACACCGAGACCTACCACCGCGCGCCCCTGGACTGGCTGTCATGGACGGCCTACTCCGTTATCGTCGGCGGGCCACAACGCAGCATCGCCGCCCTGGGCACCGGCAGGCGCGGCATCGGACACACCACCGCAACTTCCGCCGCCGTAATCCTGACCGACGGCACCATCCTCGCCGACAGTGTCGGCTCCGCGTCCCTGCCCGCGTTACGGACCTGGTTGCAACGATGGGAACATGCGGGACGGCCCGACGCCACCCGCTTCGGAACAAGGCTCGTGCCCAACGGCGAAAAGGGCCTGCCGGGCTGGGACCTACAGGTCTTGTGCCCCAGGGGCGCATGA
- a CDS encoding transposase has translation METARVAWAAFPNATFCMRVRDVLGPLFTDEAFAGLFSGRGRPAESPGMLAIVSVLQFVEGLTDAQAADAVRGRTDWKYLLGLELTDQGFDSSVLSEFRGRLVESGCTEALLSDSVLDRLKTAELLTPGGRARTDSTHVLGAVRSLERLELVGETLRAALEAIAATAVARQNLSHRL, from the coding sequence GTGGAGACCGCGCGGGTGGCGTGGGCGGCGTTTCCGAACGCGACGTTCTGCATGCGGGTGCGCGACGTGCTCGGTCCGCTGTTTACCGACGAGGCGTTCGCCGGCCTGTTCTCCGGGCGTGGCCGGCCGGCCGAATCGCCGGGAATGCTGGCGATCGTCAGTGTCCTGCAGTTCGTCGAAGGGCTGACCGATGCGCAGGCCGCCGATGCGGTTCGCGGTCGGACTGACTGGAAGTACCTGCTGGGACTGGAACTGACCGATCAGGGATTCGACTCTTCGGTGCTGTCGGAGTTTCGGGGCCGTCTGGTCGAATCCGGCTGCACCGAGGCGCTACTGTCCGATTCGGTGCTCGACCGACTCAAGACAGCGGAGCTGCTCACGCCGGGCGGACGAGCACGTACCGACTCGACCCATGTGCTTGGCGCGGTCCGCAGCCTGGAACGCCTCGAACTGGTCGGTGAGACACTACGCGCGGCGCTGGAGGCCATCGCCGCAACCGCTGTAGCGCGCCAAAACCTATCGCACAGACTGTGA
- a CDS encoding DddA-like double-stranded DNA deaminase toxin: MAAGGGASRPPATRDGAANLTRAPNPPEWLPGWLTEAARDLPRRQAKDPTSGVALINGERIPMRSGRDPAAAADLKPAYKLIATTTDHLEAKLAARMRRDQVMHAEVLTNNPPCDYEPYGCEKILSRLLPASAQLSVYVRDDDDQVCLWRTYLGNGKAIA; this comes from the coding sequence ATGGCTGCGGGCGGCGGCGCGAGCCGGCCGCCCGCTACGCGCGACGGCGCCGCGAACCTCACGCGCGCACCGAATCCGCCGGAGTGGCTCCCTGGCTGGCTGACAGAGGCCGCCCGCGATCTGCCTCGACGACAGGCGAAGGACCCCACATCCGGTGTGGCGCTGATCAACGGTGAGCGGATACCCATGAGATCCGGCCGGGACCCCGCCGCCGCTGCCGATCTCAAGCCGGCCTACAAACTCATCGCCACCACGACCGACCACTTGGAGGCCAAACTCGCCGCCCGGATGCGCCGCGACCAGGTCATGCATGCCGAGGTGTTGACGAACAACCCGCCGTGCGACTACGAGCCCTACGGATGCGAGAAGATCCTCTCCCGGCTTTTGCCCGCCAGCGCACAGCTGAGCGTGTACGTACGCGATGATGACGATCAGGTATGTCTCTGGCGCACCTACCTAGGCAACGGAAAGGCGATCGCATGA
- a CDS encoding DUF6244 family protein: MSLTDSISDDLRAMTAVVGAAQRQAAAAEQVIAQIAARAVAVGFAGIAAGLAQVGEVVGRARARLTAIGAILGEATRPVASVAQQPSPQETISALAPLLTVLSRVNAEVAAAAGGIEEAQRLVTVALRGGQPGPTLARLHQLSQGLSAVSARGNQARHRVEAALAQARQVGDVGKWLRAAARAGRPLRATAPRTSRAHRIRRSGSLAG, translated from the coding sequence GTGTCGCTGACCGACAGCATCAGTGACGACCTGCGCGCGATGACCGCAGTTGTCGGCGCGGCGCAGCGGCAGGCTGCTGCGGCCGAGCAGGTCATCGCGCAAATCGCCGCTCGGGCCGTCGCGGTCGGCTTCGCGGGTATCGCGGCGGGGCTGGCGCAGGTGGGCGAGGTGGTCGGGCGAGCCCGCGCACGGCTGACAGCGATCGGCGCAATCCTGGGGGAGGCAACGCGCCCGGTCGCCAGCGTTGCGCAACAACCGTCACCTCAGGAGACGATCAGCGCCCTCGCGCCGCTGCTGACCGTCCTCTCCCGGGTCAATGCCGAAGTCGCGGCGGCGGCAGGCGGGATCGAGGAGGCTCAGCGGCTCGTCACAGTGGCGCTGCGGGGAGGCCAACCCGGCCCGACACTGGCGCGCCTGCATCAGCTCAGCCAAGGGCTCTCGGCCGTCAGCGCCCGAGGAAACCAGGCGCGGCACCGTGTCGAAGCGGCACTTGCGCAGGCCCGGCAAGTCGGTGACGTGGGAAAATGGCTGCGGGCGGCGGCGCGAGCCGGCCGCCCGCTACGCGCGACGGCGCCGCGAACCTCACGCGCGCACCGAATCCGCCGGAGTGGCTCCCTGGCTGGCTGA
- a CDS encoding DUF2397 domain-containing protein has protein sequence MRRTGPEEDVAGADAWQLGGMPGGLLQASYLTPGRYAAQYRAIVDVLLAQQQHTLTGVAAADLPDLIRAHLAASDADPALVEEVGFDLPARMTSLERWGVVDRFQDRALRDADFIRNLDRYQLTEIAAQLHQAVTTLGQDAATAAAATLAPGVLTANLTQLRDLAEPDPGEAANAWSIILNTHQSMARAAAGWQARLASALAGTPTVDKITVVQETLRRYVDMWGAGVDVHSETITRRVNELSAVSDGVWRAVAARMLGPNVDDPAIVDLVGTYRQTLETLRSWFDGPDCQARRLRRQMRDTIGPLLRGQRTLAAIGGHMSRRAELLALAARIEAAGDDEAGWQVWCNATGLYAARHLPGVAPAPAGNPSASSWWESDTVPVEARLRKQGPRGTTGAPARLADNTGNRKIARANAVAQQSLAAQTEAAVMARSGMRLSDWPPISEAETTLLLQFLTAMLRGRSAAAGTRTATTGDGRWSLRAEPVPGGVDAVIHTPAGRLVHPDLILHISATTTGSIG, from the coding sequence GTGCGGCGAACGGGTCCGGAGGAGGACGTCGCTGGCGCGGATGCCTGGCAGCTGGGCGGGATGCCCGGCGGCCTACTGCAGGCCAGCTATCTGACGCCGGGCAGGTACGCCGCCCAGTACCGGGCGATAGTCGACGTGTTGCTCGCGCAGCAACAGCACACTCTGACCGGTGTCGCCGCTGCGGATCTTCCCGACCTCATCCGGGCGCATCTGGCCGCCTCGGATGCGGACCCCGCCCTGGTCGAGGAGGTCGGGTTCGACCTGCCGGCTCGGATGACAAGCCTGGAGCGGTGGGGTGTCGTCGACCGGTTCCAGGACCGAGCGCTGCGGGACGCGGACTTCATCCGGAACTTGGACCGGTACCAGCTGACCGAAATCGCCGCGCAGCTGCATCAGGCGGTTACGACTCTCGGGCAGGACGCCGCGACGGCGGCTGCGGCCACGCTGGCACCTGGCGTGTTGACCGCGAACCTGACGCAGCTGCGTGATCTCGCCGAACCAGATCCGGGCGAGGCGGCGAACGCCTGGTCGATCATCTTGAATACCCACCAGTCGATGGCGCGGGCTGCAGCCGGGTGGCAGGCTCGGCTGGCGTCCGCGTTGGCCGGCACACCGACCGTTGACAAGATTACGGTGGTGCAGGAGACCCTGCGCCGGTACGTCGACATGTGGGGTGCCGGCGTTGACGTGCATTCGGAGACGATCACCCGCCGGGTGAACGAACTGAGTGCGGTCTCGGACGGGGTGTGGCGGGCGGTCGCGGCCCGCATGCTCGGGCCGAACGTCGACGACCCGGCGATCGTGGACCTGGTCGGGACGTACCGGCAAACCTTGGAGACGCTGCGCTCCTGGTTCGATGGCCCGGACTGTCAGGCCCGGCGGCTGCGGCGGCAGATGCGCGACACGATCGGTCCGCTGTTGCGTGGGCAGCGGACTCTAGCCGCAATCGGTGGGCACATGTCGCGGCGCGCCGAGCTGCTCGCTTTGGCGGCCCGGATTGAGGCCGCTGGCGATGACGAGGCGGGCTGGCAGGTGTGGTGCAACGCGACCGGCCTGTACGCGGCCCGGCACCTGCCAGGGGTGGCGCCGGCACCGGCCGGTAACCCGTCCGCGTCGTCATGGTGGGAATCCGACACGGTGCCGGTCGAAGCCCGGCTGCGTAAGCAGGGCCCGCGCGGCACGACCGGGGCACCGGCGCGGCTGGCCGACAACACCGGCAACCGGAAGATCGCGCGGGCGAACGCGGTGGCGCAGCAGTCCTTGGCGGCACAGACCGAGGCGGCGGTCATGGCCCGCTCGGGGATGCGGTTGTCGGACTGGCCGCCGATCTCGGAGGCGGAGACCACGCTGCTGCTGCAGTTCCTGACCGCGATGCTGCGGGGCAGATCAGCGGCGGCCGGGACGCGGACCGCGACCACCGGGGACGGCCGCTGGTCGTTGCGGGCCGAACCGGTTCCCGGCGGCGTGGACGCGGTGATCCACACACCGGCGGGCCGGCTCGTGCACCCGGATCTGATCTTGCACATCTCCGCCACCACGACCGGGAGCATCGGATGA